One genomic segment of Mycolicibacterium psychrotolerans includes these proteins:
- a CDS encoding STAS domain-containing protein: MGQLDVVQEVDGGAVVVCVRGEVDSNTVDRLVDALDGGLQASASAPVRALVIELADVTYFGSAGLNAVLGCYERGLAEGIAVRVVATNPEVVRPIEVTKLDTVLRPYPSVADALAADVGPS; this comes from the coding sequence GTGGGGCAGCTGGACGTCGTGCAGGAAGTTGACGGTGGCGCGGTGGTGGTGTGCGTCCGGGGAGAAGTCGATTCGAACACCGTCGACCGGCTCGTCGACGCACTCGACGGTGGGCTGCAGGCGAGCGCGTCGGCGCCGGTGCGGGCCTTGGTCATCGAGCTGGCCGACGTGACGTACTTCGGCAGCGCCGGCCTGAACGCCGTACTCGGTTGCTATGAGCGCGGACTCGCCGAGGGCATCGCGGTGCGGGTGGTGGCCACCAATCCCGAGGTGGTCCGGCCTATCGAAGTCACCAAGCTGGACACGGTGCTGCGTCCCTATCCGTCCGTCGCGGATGCGCTCGCAGCAGACGTCGGTCCGTCGTGA
- a CDS encoding APC family permease, with the protein MSHTSSETGTAWAVDTAAPTKLARSITGPLLFLFILGDVLGAGIYALMGVLSDEVGGVLWAPLVIALLMALLTAGSYAELVTKYPRAGGAAVFADRAFGKPLLSFLVGFSMLAAGVTSAAGLALAFSGDYLATFVDVPVVPAALVFLVLVACLNARGISESLKTNVVMTVIELSGLLIVIAVVAVMLGRGDGDVGRVVEFPDGSPPALAILGGAIIAYYSFVGFETSANVVEEIKDPSRVYPRALFGALITAGVMYALVGLASAIALPPEELSESTGPLLAVVGASGAGIPDWVFSLIALIAVANGALLTMIMSSRLTYGMAEQGLLPGVLTRVLPNRRTPWVAIVATTVVAMMLTLVGDLSTLAQTVVLLLLFVFLSTNVAVLVLRRDHVGHPHFRVWTFVPVLGVASCVLLLTQQSATVWLFAGVLLVVGVVLYVVARTVARRRSGNRTGD; encoded by the coding sequence ATGTCTCACACGTCTTCGGAGACCGGCACCGCGTGGGCCGTCGACACCGCCGCGCCGACCAAGCTCGCCCGGTCGATCACCGGGCCGCTGTTGTTCCTGTTCATTCTCGGCGACGTGCTGGGCGCGGGGATCTACGCACTGATGGGGGTGCTGTCCGACGAGGTCGGCGGCGTGCTCTGGGCGCCTCTGGTGATCGCCTTGCTGATGGCTCTGCTGACCGCGGGCTCGTACGCCGAGTTGGTGACGAAGTATCCGCGCGCTGGGGGAGCGGCGGTCTTCGCCGATCGCGCCTTCGGCAAGCCCCTGCTGTCGTTCCTGGTGGGTTTCTCGATGCTCGCCGCCGGCGTGACCAGCGCCGCCGGACTGGCGCTCGCGTTCTCCGGTGACTACCTCGCGACGTTCGTCGACGTGCCCGTCGTCCCCGCTGCGCTGGTGTTCCTGGTGCTGGTGGCGTGTCTGAACGCCCGGGGGATCAGCGAGTCGCTGAAGACGAACGTGGTGATGACGGTCATCGAGCTGTCCGGTCTGCTGATCGTGATCGCCGTGGTGGCCGTCATGCTCGGCCGGGGCGACGGCGACGTCGGCCGCGTCGTCGAGTTCCCCGACGGGTCGCCCCCGGCGCTTGCGATCCTGGGCGGCGCGATCATCGCGTACTACTCGTTCGTCGGTTTCGAGACGTCGGCCAACGTGGTCGAGGAGATCAAGGATCCGAGCCGGGTGTACCCGCGGGCCCTGTTCGGCGCGCTGATCACTGCCGGAGTGATGTACGCCCTGGTCGGTCTCGCGAGCGCCATCGCGCTGCCCCCCGAGGAACTGTCGGAGTCGACGGGCCCGCTGCTGGCCGTCGTCGGCGCGTCCGGCGCCGGCATCCCGGACTGGGTCTTCAGCCTTATCGCGCTGATCGCCGTCGCCAACGGCGCACTGCTCACGATGATCATGTCGAGCCGGCTGACGTACGGCATGGCCGAGCAGGGCCTGCTGCCGGGTGTGCTGACCCGGGTGCTGCCCAACCGCCGCACCCCGTGGGTGGCGATCGTCGCCACCACGGTGGTCGCGATGATGCTGACCCTCGTCGGCGATCTGTCGACGCTGGCCCAGACGGTGGTGCTGCTGCTGTTGTTCGTCTTCCTGTCCACCAACGTCGCGGTGCTGGTGCTGCGCCGCGACCACGTCGGGCATCCGCATTTCCGGGTGTGGACGTTCGTCCCGGTCCTCGGTGTCGCGTCGTGCGTGCTGCTGTTGACCCAGCAGAGTGCGACGGTGTGGCTGTTCGCCGGTGTGCTGCTGGTGGTCGGTGTCGTGCTGTATGTGGTGGCGCGCACGGTGGCCCGTCGCCGCAGCGGTAACCGGACCGGAGATTGA
- a CDS encoding class I SAM-dependent methyltransferase has protein sequence MGDATTVSPAEQDAARALKAKHRALWASGDYPAVAADLIPGLGARLVEACGVRTGQRVLDLAAGTGNAAIPAAATGATVTASDLTPELFDAGRALAAQRGVQLDWVEADVEALPFADDEFDVVMSCVGAMFAPHHRVTAEEIVRVVRPGGTIGMINWTADGFIGRLFATMKPYAPPPPPGGSPAPLWGDEGHVRELFGDSVTDLTLRRETVVMDRCATPLEFREYWKANYGPTIATYRFNESDPERSAALDADFLALLEQADTATESDRTAYPAEYLLVTATKR, from the coding sequence ATGGGTGATGCGACGACGGTGTCGCCGGCCGAACAGGACGCGGCACGAGCGTTGAAAGCCAAGCACCGGGCGCTGTGGGCCTCGGGGGACTATCCCGCCGTCGCGGCGGACCTCATTCCCGGCCTGGGCGCGCGGCTGGTCGAGGCGTGCGGCGTGCGGACCGGGCAGCGTGTGCTCGATCTCGCCGCGGGCACCGGCAACGCCGCGATCCCGGCCGCGGCGACCGGGGCGACGGTCACCGCCAGCGATCTGACGCCGGAGTTGTTCGACGCCGGCCGTGCGCTCGCCGCGCAGCGCGGGGTCCAACTCGACTGGGTGGAGGCGGACGTCGAGGCGCTGCCCTTCGCGGACGACGAGTTCGATGTCGTGATGTCCTGCGTCGGGGCGATGTTCGCACCACACCACCGCGTGACGGCCGAGGAGATCGTCCGGGTGGTCCGGCCCGGCGGGACGATCGGGATGATCAACTGGACGGCCGACGGTTTCATCGGCCGATTGTTCGCGACCATGAAGCCGTACGCTCCCCCGCCTCCACCCGGAGGGAGCCCCGCACCGCTGTGGGGCGACGAGGGCCATGTCCGCGAGTTGTTCGGCGACTCCGTCACCGACCTGACGCTGCGCCGCGAGACGGTGGTGATGGACCGCTGCGCCACCCCGCTCGAGTTCCGTGAGTACTGGAAAGCCAACTACGGCCCCACCATCGCGACGTACCGCTTCAACGAAAGCGATCCCGAGCGGTCGGCCGCCCTAGACGCGGACTTCCTCGCCCTGCTCGAACAGGCTGACACCGCGACTGAATCGGACCGCACCGCCTACCCCGCCGAGTATCTGCTGGTGACGGCGACCAAGCGGTAG
- a CDS encoding DUF4242 domain-containing protein — MPRFLIERQIPGASELTEAQLAEIACTSNAAVDSLGVPYRWITSYVAGDKIYCIHEADDEEAIREHARRGGFPADLVVPVADEFGPHSADAAANRPGSPATA; from the coding sequence ATGCCGAGATTCCTCATCGAGCGACAGATCCCCGGCGCGTCGGAGCTGACCGAAGCGCAGTTGGCGGAGATCGCCTGCACGTCCAACGCCGCAGTGGATTCACTCGGGGTGCCGTATCGCTGGATCACCAGCTACGTCGCCGGCGACAAGATCTACTGCATCCACGAGGCCGACGACGAGGAGGCCATCCGCGAGCATGCGCGTCGCGGCGGGTTCCCGGCCGACCTCGTCGTGCCGGTCGCGGACGAGTTCGGGCCGCACAGCGCCGACGCGGCGGCGAACCGACCGGGTAGCCCCGCCACGGCGTGA
- a CDS encoding SpoIIE family protein phosphatase, translating into MTGPDDIGIFAPGGEVGRDLARVDWAATPLGTPDRWAQSLQTAVSILLSSRFSMWMAWGPDLTFFCNEAYRRDTLGRKYPWALGRPAREVWAEIWPDVHPRIEHVMTTGDATWDASLLLFLERSGYLEETYHTFSYSPLRDDTGDVVGMLCVVSEDTVRVIGERQMATLRDLGSDPTVARTETEILAFADRQLGQNQRDLPFTLTYLFEKDGSARLVGMSGVGANHPAAPAVIGAGGGIWPAAEPAAGETVVVDLGSFPPMPTGKWRDPPAQALVTPLLQQAGAPLGFLVAGLNRYRPLDDVYRGFVSLVAGHIAAGVSLARSYRAQQRRAEELAELDRAKTTFFSNISHEFRTPLTLILDPVAELRRRDGLDPATRAELDVVWRNGLRLTKLVNTLLDFSRIEAGRTQANYAPVDIGFLTAELASVFRSAVERAGLTYTVDCRPQDEPVYVDTDMWEKVIFNLLSNALKFTFEGTISVRVRRDGEDAVIVVSDTGIGVAADEIPRLFERFHRIENVAARSHEGSGIGLALVKELIELHGGTIDVDSAHGSGTTFTIRLPFGTAHLPPDAIASTLSHRIANGANAYVEEALRWTPTDDVEKPALTTASTSSPATATSSGAPIRVLVADDNADMRDYLTRLLRSDGYQVDAVTDGRKALDAIRANPPEMVVSDVMMPGLDGLALVSALRADRRTAAVPVLLLSARAGQEASISGLQAGADDYLVKPFAAAELLARVRANVELARLRDHHARWRTALVDSLQEAFFVCDESGAVVEINGAFTDILGFDASGLPYEPMYPWWPAADTDADAHREVTEAFGSLMDQPHGTIVEVPVTHRDGHRLWVTATFTHAEDPGTGREVVVGTMRDVSAEHYVVQRETALASLSDALAQADTLDDAVLAAAEQLRAVWHARRVLAVTMPADDSGAGGRTPTPEVVCVGEAVAGWDDLSPRSRRAITALRDDDLLDPATSEPGAAGVALRHPRGVLVMYIELFEQRRFTSEDHTLLTVLAGRLGQGLQRVHQIDQQRETALALQHAILGPALSTGFAVRYQPATRPLQVGGDWYDVVDLDDGRIGLIVGDCVGHGLAAATVMGQLRSACRALLLEHPSPAAALSALDRFAARLPGARCTTVFCAMLTPGTGELVYSCAGHPPPILVLADHTTQLLDDARSTPLAVRFADSRPETRVTMPPRATLLLYTDGLVERRRESIDDGIARATGVVGENRATALDELADVIMARLTPDGGYDDDVALLLYRQPAPLELEFPADVTELAGSRTALRGWLGSAGVGAEQTLDVLIAAGEALANAIEHGHRDHPGGTVRLQATAFADDLHVTVIDTGTWKAPADAPALHRGRGLGLMRALMQDVTIDSQATGTTVHMQTRIG; encoded by the coding sequence GTGACGGGCCCCGACGACATCGGGATTTTCGCACCCGGCGGCGAGGTCGGCCGCGACCTCGCCCGGGTCGACTGGGCGGCCACCCCTCTCGGCACGCCCGACCGCTGGGCACAGAGCCTGCAGACCGCCGTGAGCATCCTGCTGTCGTCGCGCTTCTCGATGTGGATGGCGTGGGGACCGGATCTGACGTTCTTCTGTAACGAGGCGTACCGCCGGGACACGTTGGGCCGCAAGTATCCCTGGGCGCTGGGCCGTCCGGCGCGCGAGGTCTGGGCGGAGATCTGGCCCGACGTCCATCCGCGCATCGAGCATGTGATGACGACCGGCGACGCGACTTGGGACGCCTCGCTGCTGCTGTTCCTCGAGCGTTCGGGGTACCTGGAGGAGACCTACCACACGTTCTCTTACAGCCCGCTGCGCGATGACACCGGCGACGTGGTCGGAATGCTGTGCGTCGTCAGCGAGGACACCGTGCGCGTGATCGGCGAGCGGCAGATGGCGACGCTGCGGGACCTGGGTTCGGACCCCACCGTGGCCCGAACCGAGACCGAGATCCTGGCCTTCGCCGACCGGCAATTGGGCCAGAACCAGCGCGACCTGCCGTTCACGTTGACATATCTGTTCGAAAAGGACGGCAGCGCAAGGCTGGTCGGCATGAGCGGTGTCGGCGCGAACCATCCGGCCGCCCCAGCGGTGATCGGCGCCGGGGGCGGTATCTGGCCGGCCGCCGAACCTGCCGCGGGGGAGACGGTGGTCGTCGACCTCGGCTCCTTCCCGCCGATGCCGACAGGAAAGTGGCGGGACCCGCCGGCGCAGGCGCTCGTGACACCGCTGCTGCAACAGGCCGGGGCGCCACTGGGATTCCTGGTCGCCGGGCTGAACCGCTACCGCCCGCTCGACGACGTGTACCGCGGCTTCGTCAGTCTGGTGGCCGGCCACATCGCCGCGGGTGTGAGCCTGGCCCGCAGCTACCGGGCCCAGCAGCGGCGGGCCGAGGAACTCGCCGAACTCGACCGCGCGAAGACCACGTTCTTCTCCAACATCAGCCATGAGTTCCGTACCCCGCTGACGCTTATCCTGGACCCCGTCGCCGAACTGCGGCGCCGCGACGGCCTCGACCCCGCCACCCGCGCTGAGCTTGATGTCGTGTGGCGCAACGGTTTACGGCTCACCAAGCTGGTCAACACGCTGCTCGACTTCTCCCGCATCGAAGCGGGTCGCACTCAGGCCAACTATGCGCCGGTCGACATCGGTTTCCTCACCGCGGAACTCGCCAGCGTGTTCCGGTCCGCCGTCGAGCGGGCCGGCCTGACCTACACCGTGGACTGCCGGCCGCAGGACGAGCCGGTCTATGTGGACACGGACATGTGGGAGAAGGTGATCTTCAACCTGCTGTCCAATGCGTTGAAGTTCACGTTCGAGGGCACCATCTCCGTGCGCGTTCGCCGCGACGGCGAGGACGCCGTGATCGTGGTGTCCGACACCGGGATCGGAGTGGCCGCCGACGAGATCCCCCGACTGTTCGAGCGCTTCCACCGCATCGAGAACGTGGCGGCCCGGTCCCACGAGGGCAGCGGCATCGGCCTGGCGTTGGTGAAGGAACTGATCGAACTGCACGGCGGCACCATCGACGTCGACAGCGCGCACGGTTCCGGTACCACCTTCACCATCCGGCTGCCGTTCGGCACCGCACATCTGCCTCCCGACGCCATCGCCTCGACGCTCAGCCACCGCATCGCAAACGGTGCCAACGCCTACGTGGAGGAGGCGCTGCGCTGGACCCCGACCGATGATGTCGAAAAGCCCGCTCTCACAACGGCGTCAACGTCTTCCCCGGCGACGGCGACGAGTTCCGGAGCGCCGATCCGGGTGCTGGTGGCCGACGACAACGCCGACATGCGGGACTACCTGACCAGGCTGCTGCGCTCCGACGGTTATCAGGTCGACGCGGTCACCGACGGACGGAAGGCTCTCGACGCCATTCGCGCCAACCCGCCGGAGATGGTGGTCAGCGACGTGATGATGCCCGGCCTCGATGGGCTGGCGCTGGTGAGCGCGCTACGCGCCGACCGACGCACCGCCGCGGTGCCGGTGCTGTTGCTGTCCGCCCGCGCCGGTCAGGAGGCCTCGATCAGCGGCCTGCAGGCCGGCGCCGACGACTACCTGGTGAAACCGTTCGCCGCGGCCGAGTTGCTCGCCCGGGTCCGTGCGAATGTCGAACTGGCCCGGCTGCGTGACCATCACGCACGGTGGCGTACGGCACTGGTGGATTCGCTGCAGGAAGCGTTCTTCGTGTGCGACGAGAGCGGCGCCGTCGTCGAGATCAACGGAGCGTTCACCGACATCCTCGGTTTCGACGCCTCCGGTCTGCCCTATGAACCGATGTACCCGTGGTGGCCGGCGGCCGACACCGACGCCGACGCGCACCGGGAGGTCACCGAGGCGTTCGGCAGCCTGATGGATCAGCCGCACGGCACGATCGTCGAGGTTCCGGTCACCCACCGGGACGGGCACCGGTTGTGGGTCACGGCCACGTTCACCCACGCCGAGGATCCCGGCACCGGCCGCGAAGTCGTGGTCGGCACGATGCGCGACGTCTCGGCCGAGCACTATGTGGTGCAACGGGAGACCGCGCTGGCCTCGCTCAGTGATGCTCTGGCACAAGCGGATACGCTCGACGACGCGGTGCTGGCCGCCGCTGAGCAGCTGCGCGCGGTGTGGCATGCCCGTCGGGTGCTGGCCGTCACGATGCCGGCCGACGATTCCGGTGCGGGAGGCCGGACACCGACGCCGGAGGTCGTGTGCGTGGGGGAGGCCGTCGCGGGCTGGGACGATCTGTCGCCCCGCTCCCGCCGGGCGATCACCGCACTGCGCGACGACGATCTGCTCGACCCGGCGACATCGGAACCGGGGGCGGCCGGGGTGGCCCTGCGGCACCCCCGCGGTGTGCTGGTGATGTACATCGAGCTGTTCGAGCAGCGCCGCTTCACCTCCGAGGACCACACGCTGCTCACGGTGCTCGCGGGCAGGCTCGGACAGGGGCTGCAGCGCGTGCACCAGATCGACCAGCAGCGGGAGACGGCCCTGGCGCTGCAGCACGCGATCCTCGGTCCGGCGCTCTCGACCGGGTTCGCGGTGCGCTACCAGCCCGCCACCCGGCCGCTGCAGGTCGGCGGGGACTGGTACGACGTGGTCGACCTCGACGACGGCCGGATCGGGTTGATCGTGGGGGACTGCGTCGGACACGGCCTCGCCGCCGCCACCGTGATGGGGCAGCTTCGCAGCGCGTGCCGGGCGCTGCTGCTCGAGCACCCCAGCCCGGCGGCGGCACTGTCTGCACTCGACCGGTTCGCGGCGCGGCTGCCCGGTGCGCGCTGCACCACGGTGTTCTGCGCCATGCTCACCCCGGGGACCGGGGAGCTGGTGTATTCCTGTGCGGGGCACCCCCCGCCCATCCTGGTGCTGGCCGACCACACCACCCAACTTCTCGACGACGCCCGCTCGACGCCGCTGGCGGTCAGGTTCGCCGACAGCCGACCCGAAACGCGCGTCACGATGCCGCCCCGCGCGACCCTGTTGCTCTACACCGACGGTCTGGTGGAGCGACGTCGCGAGTCGATCGACGACGGCATCGCCCGGGCCACCGGCGTCGTCGGAGAGAACCGGGCGACCGCGCTCGACGAACTGGCCGACGTGATCATGGCGCGGCTGACGCCGGATGGCGGCTACGACGACGACGTGGCCCTGCTGCTCTACCGTCAGCCCGCGCCGCTCGAACTCGAATTCCCCGCGGACGTCACCGAATTGGCGGGCAGTCGGACCGCGCTGCGCGGCTGGCTGGGCAGCGCCGGCGTCGGCGCCGAGCAGACCCTCGACGTGTTGATCGCCGCCGGCGAGGCGCTCGCGAACGCGATCGAACACGGCCACCGCGACCACCCGGGCGGGACGGTGCGGTTGCAGGCCACCGCGTTCGCCGACGATCTGCACGTGACCGTCATCGACACCGGGACCTGGAAGGCGCCGGCTGACGCGCCTGCGCTGCACCGCGGACGGGGCCTCGGGCTGATGCGGGCGCTGATGCAGGATGTCACCATCGACTCCCAGGCGACCGGCACCACGGTGCACATGCAGACGAGGATTGGATGA
- a CDS encoding PAS and ANTAR domain-containing protein — MPDPAPASAPEEDPPYAAGDLRAGGFRFWFVGQRWEWSDELARMHGYEPGTVVPTTELLLSHKHPEDRRHVQELLDHALHVGGSFSSRHRFVDTHGAEHNVIVLADRMYDSGGAVVGTEGFYVDLTETLDNARRAALDESLPDLFEARAAIEQAKGALMLVYGVDADQAFKLLLWRSQQTNTKLRALAAQLVAELAGIEVSGHSLRRQFDHVMLTVHERVGSRTERS, encoded by the coding sequence ATGCCGGATCCCGCCCCTGCGTCCGCCCCCGAGGAGGATCCGCCGTACGCCGCCGGGGATCTGCGCGCCGGCGGATTCCGCTTCTGGTTCGTCGGCCAGCGGTGGGAGTGGTCCGACGAGCTCGCCCGCATGCACGGCTATGAGCCCGGCACCGTGGTCCCCACCACCGAGTTGCTGCTGTCCCACAAGCATCCGGAGGACCGGCGCCACGTCCAGGAGCTGCTCGACCATGCTCTGCACGTCGGCGGCTCGTTCTCCAGCAGGCACCGATTCGTCGACACCCATGGCGCCGAGCACAACGTCATCGTCCTGGCCGACCGGATGTACGACAGTGGCGGTGCGGTGGTCGGCACCGAGGGCTTTTACGTCGACCTGACCGAGACCCTCGACAACGCCCGCCGAGCGGCGCTCGACGAGTCGCTTCCCGATCTGTTCGAGGCCCGGGCCGCGATCGAACAGGCCAAGGGCGCACTGATGCTGGTGTACGGTGTCGACGCCGACCAGGCGTTCAAACTGCTGCTCTGGCGTTCGCAGCAGACCAACACCAAACTGCGGGCGCTGGCCGCCCAACTCGTCGCCGAACTGGCCGGCATCGAGGTGAGCGGGCATTCCTTGCGCCGTCAGTTCGACCATGTGATGCTCACGGTTCACGAGCGCGTCGGCTCCCGCACCGAGCGCTCGTGA
- a CDS encoding helix-turn-helix transcriptional regulator produces MTLTGRERELDQLAAMAAGARAGRGGAVMVCGESGAGKTTFVEEFVRGLADGTRVLWGACDPLSTPRPLGPLLDLAHGLSATTRQQLVESTQPYDIFVSVFGDLRSQPSVLVLDDLQWADQGTLDLCRFLLRRAAQSSLLTIGILRDDELGVTHPLRGLLGDVARSPHAQSLTVPPLTVDVIATLVADRDVDPVWLHRITGGNAFFVCEMLDHDCSDGADLPTTVRDAILARTADLDATAWDLLHLLTCAPGAIGDRLLVGLGVTLPALRALHQAKLIRRDARGVAFRHDLCRRAISSVIPPGAEPGLHRKFIDVLDDAVSRDPAVLTHHALGAGDTTLVATAAAEAGRAAARAGAHTQACEFFQIALRHGGLHGDATEAGLLELLAAEYYLTDRLADAINACRRAMLLRRAMGSSVGVSANHHALAVYEWYSGNRVAADRHAGDAVAALENIAVQGDSQEQVQLGHALAMQAFLAVQASHIDDAQHTLARAREIVTATGDADLSVRVELIEHYCAILHGDSDARHRLLAVLASAPRHIDETYSSGYTNLTYFDVEQRRLGPAGDLLDESIPLMVEHDLPICRMVQLGSRSRWGLLVGDWDAALTDADVVLDSPSAPLARVWPLLIRGIVTLRRTGADTGDIDEAWELACRFGEMIRMLPAACALAERTWLTGVHDPRLEHCPSLLATAPVSGLEWARGELAAWWYRLGAHPPDPSIAGAAEPYALLLDGRFDAAAEAFERLSAPYDAALALLDAGVAASTRRALDVFDRLGADKVAAKVRSDLRAAGAAAIPGPRRATTLGNPAGLTSRQVDVLRLLADGLTNAELADRLFLSVKTVDHHVSAILTKLDVTRRRDAVRRARETGILR; encoded by the coding sequence GTGACGCTCACCGGACGCGAGCGCGAACTGGACCAGCTCGCGGCCATGGCGGCCGGGGCCCGGGCGGGCCGGGGCGGGGCGGTCATGGTGTGCGGAGAATCCGGCGCGGGCAAGACCACCTTCGTCGAGGAGTTCGTGCGCGGGCTCGCCGACGGCACCCGGGTGCTGTGGGGCGCCTGCGACCCCCTGTCCACCCCGCGGCCACTGGGACCGCTGCTCGATCTCGCGCACGGCTTGTCAGCGACCACGCGTCAGCAGCTCGTCGAGAGCACCCAGCCCTACGACATCTTCGTGTCGGTGTTCGGCGACCTGCGCAGCCAGCCGTCGGTGCTCGTGCTCGACGATCTGCAGTGGGCCGATCAGGGCACCCTCGACCTGTGCCGGTTCCTGCTGCGCCGCGCCGCGCAGTCCTCCCTGCTGACGATCGGGATCCTGCGCGACGACGAGCTCGGCGTCACCCACCCGTTACGCGGTCTGCTCGGTGACGTCGCACGTTCCCCGCACGCGCAGTCGCTCACCGTGCCCCCGCTGACCGTCGACGTCATCGCCACGCTGGTGGCGGACCGCGACGTCGACCCCGTCTGGCTGCACCGCATCACCGGCGGCAACGCGTTCTTCGTGTGCGAGATGCTCGACCACGACTGCTCGGACGGCGCCGATCTGCCGACGACGGTGCGCGACGCGATTCTGGCCCGGACCGCCGATCTGGACGCCACTGCCTGGGATCTGCTGCATCTGCTGACCTGTGCACCGGGCGCCATCGGCGACCGGCTGCTGGTCGGCCTGGGTGTCACGCTGCCCGCGCTGCGCGCGCTGCATCAGGCGAAGCTGATCCGCCGGGACGCCCGCGGCGTCGCGTTCCGTCACGACCTGTGTCGGCGCGCGATCTCCAGCGTGATCCCCCCGGGCGCCGAACCCGGCTTGCACCGCAAGTTCATCGACGTCCTCGACGATGCGGTGAGCCGAGATCCCGCGGTGCTCACCCACCACGCACTCGGCGCCGGTGACACGACGCTGGTCGCCACGGCGGCCGCCGAGGCGGGCAGAGCCGCCGCGCGCGCCGGCGCGCACACCCAGGCGTGCGAGTTCTTCCAGATCGCGCTGCGGCACGGGGGGCTGCACGGCGACGCGACCGAAGCCGGATTGCTCGAGCTGCTCGCCGCGGAGTACTACCTGACCGACCGGCTGGCCGACGCCATCAACGCCTGCCGGAGGGCGATGCTGTTGCGCCGCGCGATGGGGTCGTCGGTCGGGGTGAGCGCGAACCACCACGCGCTGGCGGTCTACGAGTGGTACAGCGGCAATCGCGTGGCGGCCGACAGGCATGCCGGCGACGCGGTTGCCGCACTGGAAAACATTGCTGTTCAAGGCGATTCGCAGGAGCAGGTGCAACTCGGACACGCGCTGGCGATGCAGGCCTTCCTGGCCGTACAGGCCAGCCACATCGACGATGCGCAACACACCCTGGCGCGCGCCCGCGAGATCGTGACCGCCACCGGCGACGCGGACCTTTCGGTGCGGGTCGAGTTGATCGAGCACTACTGCGCAATCCTGCACGGCGACAGCGACGCCCGGCACCGGCTGCTGGCGGTGCTGGCGTCGGCGCCGCGGCACATCGACGAGACGTACTCGAGCGGCTACACCAACCTCACCTACTTCGACGTCGAACAGCGCCGGCTCGGACCGGCCGGGGATCTGCTCGACGAGAGCATCCCGCTGATGGTCGAACACGACCTGCCGATCTGCCGGATGGTGCAACTCGGATCCCGCAGCAGGTGGGGTCTGCTGGTCGGCGACTGGGATGCCGCGCTGACCGACGCCGATGTGGTGCTGGACAGTCCCAGCGCTCCGCTGGCGCGGGTCTGGCCACTGCTGATCCGCGGCATCGTCACACTGCGCCGCACCGGCGCCGACACCGGCGACATCGACGAAGCCTGGGAGCTGGCATGCCGGTTCGGCGAGATGATCCGAATGCTGCCCGCCGCATGCGCGCTCGCCGAGCGGACGTGGCTGACCGGTGTGCACGACCCGCGTCTGGAACACTGCCCCTCGCTGCTCGCGACCGCTCCGGTCAGCGGCCTCGAGTGGGCACGCGGCGAACTGGCGGCGTGGTGGTATCGCCTCGGCGCGCACCCTCCCGACCCGAGCATAGCGGGAGCGGCCGAACCCTACGCGCTGCTGCTCGACGGCCGGTTCGACGCGGCGGCCGAAGCCTTCGAACGCCTGTCGGCGCCGTATGACGCGGCGCTCGCCCTCTTGGATGCGGGTGTCGCCGCGTCGACACGCAGGGCTCTCGACGTCTTCGACCGGCTAGGCGCGGACAAGGTGGCCGCGAAGGTGCGCTCGGATCTGCGTGCGGCAGGGGCCGCCGCGATTCCCGGCCCCCGGCGTGCGACCACCCTCGGCAACCCTGCCGGGCTGACCAGCCGCCAGGTCGACGTGCTGCGTCTGCTCGCCGACGGTCTGACCAATGCCGAACTGGCCGATCGACTGTTCCTGTCGGTCAAGACCGTCGACCATCACGTCTCGGCAATCCTGACCAAGCTCGACGTGACGAGACGGCGCGATGCGGTGCGCCGTGCGCGCGAGACCGGGATCCTCAGGTAG